The uncultured Methanomethylovorans sp. genome contains a region encoding:
- a CDS encoding ammonium transporter: MVSIPAVTADPTGADTDYSSYVASSTGGAPSLADVASATGHNSVAINIMWTLIAGFLVMFMQAGFAMVETGFVRVKNVAHTMAMNFLVYPLGMLGFFLTGFALMFGGVGPLATLGGYAGLSHEFTINILGHPFGLFGMSGFALIGVYDVGVFALFLFQMVFMDTTATIPTGALAERWKFLAFCIMGFMIGAVIYPLYGNWVWGGGWLAQLGVNFGLGHGHVDFAGSSVVHMTGGVIGLVGALLIGPRIGKYGKDGSVNAIPGHSIPMAIIGTFILAFGWFGFNAGSTMAGGDLRISIVAVNTMLASATGAIMAVAWMWGVRTKKPDPGMACNGMLAGLVAITAPCAFVNQISACIIGLVSGILVVEAVFFVERKLKVDDPVGAVAVHGVNGAWGCLALGLFADGSYGAGWNGVSGTVTGLFYGDASQFIAQIIGVGTNIIVIGILAFITYKLINLITPMRVTPEVEIAGLDVPEVGCPGYVGSIPENEGTA, from the coding sequence ATGGTATCGATACCAGCAGTAACAGCCGATCCTACGGGAGCAGATACAGATTATTCAAGCTATGTAGCATCAAGCACAGGAGGCGCGCCTTCTTTAGCCGACGTTGCCAGTGCTACAGGACATAATAGTGTAGCCATCAATATAATGTGGACATTGATTGCAGGTTTTCTGGTTATGTTCATGCAAGCAGGATTTGCAATGGTAGAAACTGGTTTTGTCCGCGTAAAGAACGTTGCTCATACGATGGCTATGAACTTCTTGGTGTACCCACTGGGTATGTTGGGTTTCTTCCTAACAGGATTTGCGCTCATGTTCGGAGGAGTTGGCCCATTAGCAACTTTGGGAGGCTATGCAGGACTTAGCCATGAATTTACTATAAACATCCTAGGTCATCCGTTTGGTCTTTTTGGTATGAGCGGATTTGCGCTTATCGGAGTATACGATGTAGGAGTATTCGCACTATTCTTATTCCAAATGGTATTCATGGATACCACCGCTACAATTCCAACCGGTGCATTGGCAGAACGCTGGAAGTTCTTAGCATTCTGTATAATGGGATTCATGATTGGTGCCGTTATATACCCATTGTATGGCAACTGGGTATGGGGCGGAGGCTGGCTGGCACAGCTTGGTGTTAATTTCGGTCTTGGACACGGACATGTGGATTTTGCGGGCTCATCAGTTGTACATATGACAGGAGGAGTTATTGGTCTTGTGGGTGCCTTGCTGATCGGTCCACGCATAGGCAAGTACGGCAAGGATGGTTCAGTTAACGCCATACCCGGCCATAGCATTCCAATGGCTATAATTGGTACATTTATACTTGCTTTCGGCTGGTTCGGATTCAATGCAGGTTCAACAATGGCAGGAGGGGACCTGAGAATATCAATAGTAGCTGTAAACACAATGCTAGCTTCCGCAACAGGAGCTATTATGGCAGTAGCATGGATGTGGGGAGTACGGACAAAAAAACCAGATCCAGGTATGGCATGTAATGGTATGCTGGCAGGACTTGTTGCGATCACTGCACCTTGCGCATTCGTGAACCAGATCAGTGCTTGTATAATTGGACTTGTCTCAGGCATCCTTGTAGTAGAAGCAGTATTCTTTGTTGAAAGAAAACTAAAGGTAGACGACCCAGTGGGCGCTGTAGCCGTACACGGAGTAAACGGTGCATGGGGCTGTCTTGCATTGGGCCTCTTTGCAGATGGTAGCTATGGTGCCGGCTGGAATGGAGTCTCAGGAACAGTAACAGGTCTATTCTACGGAGATGCTTCGCAGTTCATAGCACAGATTATAGGTGTTGGTACTAACATAATAGTAATTGGTATCCTAGCATTTATCACATATAAGTTGATCAACCTAATCACACCAATGCGTGTAACCCCTGAAGTAGAAATTGCAGGACTTGATGTACCAGAAGTTGGTTGCCCTGGCTATGTCGGAAGTATTCCAGAAAATGAGGGAACAGCATGA
- a CDS encoding transposase, protein MHACVSCEGFPLTIQISSGKEHDRQHFIEVMEDIKVKTDGRPRTRPLEVLADAAYDDTEIRQYLRSRAIKSNIPINTRNSKRKKRGRPTRFNEETYYYRGTIERFFAWLKMGFRKLASRYERLNVVFKGLLDIACFLLCWKKV, encoded by the coding sequence ATCCATGCATGTGTAAGTTGTGAAGGTTTTCCACTTACAATCCAAATATCTTCTGGAAAAGAGCACGATAGACAGCACTTCATTGAAGTTATGGAGGATATTAAGGTTAAGACCGATGGAAGACCAAGGACAAGACCTCTTGAAGTTCTGGCAGACGCTGCGTACGACGATACAGAAATCAGGCAGTACTTAAGGTCCAGAGCTATCAAAAGCAACATACCGATCAATACAAGGAACAGTAAAAGAAAGAAAAGAGGAAGACCTACTCGATTTAATGAAGAAACATATTATTACAGAGGAACTATAGAACGATTCTTTGCATGGTTGAAGATGGGATTTAGAAAATTAGCAAGTAGATATGAACGTCTTAATGTGGTTTTCAAAGGATTGTTAGATATTGCATGTTTCCTGTTGTGTTGGAAAAAGGTGTGA
- a CDS encoding KUP/HAK/KT family potassium transporter, with the protein MLDKKDISGIVKSTGLVFGDIGTSPIYTLTVIFIITASTPSNIMGVLSLIVWTLVTLVSIEYAWLAMNLGKKGEGGTIVLKELLVPMLKSGRKITFITILAYIGISFLVGDGIITPAISILSAVEGIRIIPGLQFIRQETLMLIAAIIAICLFSFQKKGTEKIAWVFGPLMVVWFLCLAFSGIASIIYTPSVLKAINPYYAIDFLLHNGWSGFFVLSEVILCATGGEALYADMGHLGREPILKAWRLIFIALVLSYLGQGAFLIRNPDSRNILYEMIFQQAHFLYLPFLMLSIVATVIASQAMISGMFSVAYQAVTTRIAPLLKIGYTSNMIKSQIYISVVNWLLLIAVLFAILEFRESSRLAAAYGLTVTGTMVITGIMMTSIYYLKKDFTKAVISMCVTYIAMIFLISNTYKLSHGGYWSLSIALLFFSLIMIYTKGQQKLYQSLAAMNKKDFLEKYNQTYNSTNKIGGTALFFAREVDSIPQYITHTMFDNGIIYMENILVTIVILDIPFGVTSSFKEELAKGLKVFEITMGYMEVVDVAEVLNAAEITEKTIFYGVEDIVTDNPAWKIFSVIKRISPSFVQFHKLSPDKIHGVVTRVEM; encoded by the coding sequence ATGCTCGACAAAAAAGATATTAGTGGAATTGTTAAATCTACTGGACTTGTTTTTGGTGATATTGGTACCAGCCCTATCTATACCCTTACAGTTATCTTTATCATTACAGCTTCTACACCTTCTAATATAATGGGAGTTTTATCTTTAATTGTATGGACACTTGTAACACTTGTATCCATAGAATACGCCTGGCTTGCCATGAACCTTGGGAAAAAAGGAGAGGGCGGGACGATCGTACTTAAGGAATTGCTTGTCCCCATGTTAAAATCAGGTAGAAAAATAACATTTATTACGATATTGGCTTATATTGGTATTTCGTTCCTCGTTGGAGATGGCATAATAACACCTGCCATCAGCATACTCAGTGCCGTGGAGGGAATACGTATCATTCCCGGACTTCAATTTATAAGGCAAGAAACCCTTATGCTGATTGCTGCAATCATCGCAATATGCCTATTTTCATTCCAGAAAAAAGGAACTGAAAAAATTGCATGGGTCTTTGGACCTCTGATGGTCGTATGGTTTTTATGTCTTGCTTTTTCTGGCATCGCATCTATAATATACACACCATCTGTGCTTAAGGCTATAAATCCATATTATGCTATCGATTTTCTGTTACATAACGGGTGGTCAGGATTCTTTGTATTATCTGAAGTGATTCTGTGTGCAACAGGAGGAGAAGCATTATATGCTGATATGGGCCATCTTGGAAGAGAACCGATCCTGAAAGCCTGGAGACTGATCTTTATTGCATTAGTTTTATCGTATCTTGGTCAAGGAGCATTCCTTATAAGAAACCCTGATTCCAGGAATATACTATACGAGATGATATTTCAACAAGCACATTTCTTGTATTTGCCTTTCCTCATGCTTAGCATTGTAGCTACGGTTATTGCGTCCCAGGCAATGATTAGTGGCATGTTCTCAGTAGCGTACCAGGCAGTAACTACCAGAATAGCACCACTTTTAAAAATTGGGTATACTTCCAATATGATTAAATCACAGATCTACATCAGCGTTGTGAACTGGTTGCTTCTTATTGCTGTACTGTTTGCCATATTAGAGTTCAGGGAATCCAGCAGGCTTGCTGCTGCATACGGTTTAACTGTAACAGGTACGATGGTGATCACTGGTATAATGATGACTAGTATCTATTATTTAAAGAAAGATTTTACTAAAGCCGTAATTTCTATGTGTGTAACATATATTGCAATGATATTCCTGATTTCCAACACTTATAAGTTATCACATGGAGGCTACTGGTCCCTGTCCATTGCACTTTTGTTTTTCAGTCTGATCATGATATATACAAAAGGACAACAAAAACTTTACCAGTCATTAGCAGCAATGAACAAAAAGGATTTTCTTGAAAAATATAACCAAACATATAATTCCACAAATAAAATAGGTGGAACAGCCCTCTTCTTTGCCAGAGAAGTAGACTCTATTCCCCAGTATATCACACATACAATGTTCGACAATGGGATTATATATATGGAGAATATTCTCGTCACGATAGTCATACTTGACATTCCTTTTGGAGTAACAAGTTCATTCAAAGAAGAACTTGCGAAAGGATTGAAGGTATTTGAAATTACGATGGGGTATATGGAAGTTGTAGATGTTGCAGAAGTATTAAATGCTGCAGAAATAACTGAAAAAACCATCTTCTATGGAGTGGAAGACATCGTAACTGATAATCCAGCCTGGAAGATATTCTCTGTCATTAAAAGAATATCTCCTTCTTTTGTGCAATTCCATAAACTGTCCCCAGATAAAATTCATGGTGTTGTCACAAGAGTTGAGATGTAA
- a CDS encoding P-II family nitrogen regulator, with product MRKIEAVIRPTKVQEVKDALDEAGFESMTLTEVKGRGKQKGVLQQWRGQKYCVDLLPKVKMELVVPADKADAVVDVIMKHAQTGSIGDGKIFIYPIEKIIRIRTAETNEDAL from the coding sequence ATGAGAAAGATCGAAGCAGTCATAAGGCCTACAAAGGTCCAGGAAGTAAAAGATGCACTGGATGAGGCTGGATTCGAGAGCATGACACTTACCGAGGTAAAGGGACGTGGAAAGCAGAAGGGTGTGCTCCAACAGTGGAGAGGTCAGAAGTATTGTGTAGACCTACTCCCCAAGGTGAAAATGGAACTGGTCGTACCTGCTGATAAAGCAGATGCAGTAGTTGATGTCATTATGAAGCACGCTCAAACAGGCTCTATTGGTGATGGAAAAATATTCATCTACCCAATAGAAAAGATAATTAGAATCAGAACAGCAGAAACAAACGAGGATGCACTTTAA
- a CDS encoding helix-turn-helix domain-containing protein, whose protein sequence is MDIQIKDIIEAGEGYHTEFKESLDKSFVEEVCAFANSGGGKVILGVADNGTIKGTHTDNSFRSRVQDSLRQLQPHLDIEIRVQDNLIVVDVPEGRDKPYACSRGFFIRNGANSQKLTRNEIIDFFQKEGRIRFEELRNEKAVFDNDFDERAFENFLNMAGISQSIDRMSLLRNLDCINDEGKLTNAGVLFFAKDIDFLMNHAIVVCVLYKGMEKVHILDKKDFKENIVENIDNAILFVKRHTNVQYRIEGVQREEIPDIPDVALREAIINAVCHRDYFDRSSNVLIEVFDDRVQISNPGGLPSGLKPSEFGRKSVTRNPLIASLLHRINYIEKVGTGISRIKQAVDENKKSSVEFEFNSGFSVIFRKLDRTSEAELSESSEKTKEKSSEKILELIKNNPTITREELSQITGLSIRGVEWNLTKLKTEGKIKRIGSRKSGHWEVMDQS, encoded by the coding sequence ATGGATATTCAAATCAAAGATATCATAGAGGCTGGCGAAGGATACCACACGGAGTTCAAGGAATCCCTTGACAAGTCCTTTGTGGAGGAGGTTTGCGCTTTTGCCAATTCCGGTGGGGGTAAAGTGATTCTTGGTGTTGCTGACAACGGAACTATAAAAGGTACACATACCGATAATAGTTTCAGGTCAAGAGTGCAGGATTCCCTCAGGCAGTTGCAGCCGCACCTTGATATTGAGATAAGGGTGCAGGATAATCTTATTGTCGTGGATGTGCCGGAGGGCAGAGACAAGCCTTATGCCTGTTCCAGAGGCTTCTTTATCCGCAACGGGGCAAATTCCCAGAAGCTTACCCGCAATGAGATCATTGATTTCTTCCAGAAGGAAGGGCGCATTCGTTTTGAGGAACTGAGGAATGAAAAAGCGGTTTTTGATAATGATTTCGATGAGAGGGCATTTGAGAATTTCCTGAACATGGCAGGTATCAGCCAGTCTATTGATAGGATGTCATTGCTTAGAAATCTGGATTGTATCAATGATGAGGGAAAACTGACAAATGCAGGCGTGCTGTTCTTTGCGAAGGATATTGATTTTCTGATGAATCATGCCATTGTTGTATGCGTGCTGTATAAGGGTATGGAGAAGGTGCATATCCTTGATAAGAAGGATTTTAAGGAGAACATTGTCGAGAACATCGATAATGCTATCCTTTTCGTGAAAAGGCACACCAATGTACAGTACAGGATAGAGGGAGTGCAGCGGGAAGAAATCCCGGATATTCCTGATGTGGCACTCAGGGAAGCTATTATAAATGCTGTCTGCCACCGTGATTATTTTGACAGGAGCTCCAATGTGCTTATCGAGGTCTTTGACGACAGGGTGCAGATATCCAACCCCGGCGGACTTCCAAGCGGTCTTAAACCTTCCGAGTTCGGGCGCAAGAGTGTCACGCGTAACCCTCTGATCGCTTCTTTGCTGCATCGCATAAACTACATTGAAAAAGTGGGTACAGGCATAAGCCGAATTAAACAGGCAGTGGACGAGAACAAAAAATCGTCAGTGGAATTTGAGTTCAATTCCGGCTTTTCTGTTATTTTCCGAAAACTTGACAGAACCTCCGAGGCAGAGTTGAGTGAAAGTTCGGAGAAAACTAAGGAGAAAAGTTCGGAGAAAATCCTAGAGCTGATCAAAAATAATCCTACTATTACCCGTGAAGAACTAAGTCAGATCACAGGTCTATCGATACGGGGAGTGGAATGGAATCTTACTAAATTGAAGACGGAAGGAAAGATTAAACGCATAGGATCGAGGAAAAGTGGACATTGGGAAGTAATGGACCAATCCTAA
- a CDS encoding APC family permease — protein MQNGEEHGSKLKALKTLIIGKPRNPFDSDIFHKVSLIALFAWVGLGSDAMSSASYGPEEAYLALGSHVYLAIFVALSIVLTIFVISTSYSQIIELFPTGGGGYLVASKLLSPSLGMISGCALLIDYVLTIAISIASGVDAMMSFLPMSLHIFKLGFAFFVIVGIILLNLRGVKESVIFLLPIFALFIIAHVILILYGLATHITIVPTVVSATTTDVKSVLSGAGLSGLLFLILHSYSMGAGTYTGIEAVSNAVPVMRDPKVKTAKRTMRLMAISLAFMAAGLMVTYILYGVSPVQGKTLNAVLFQNITSSWGPLGHYFVVATLISEAGLLFVAAQTGFLDGPRVLANMALDRWVPTRFATLSDRLVTQNGVLIMGISALVMVFLTQGSVKLLIVLYSIAVFITFILSQAGMVRHWWKVKKEIKEWKRKFIINGIGLILTVLILLSVITVKFNEGAWVTLLIITAFVGVVVLIRRHYDSASVLIKELNAKFIISPHCMNIIKNDTPDKADMQEKTAVLLVNGYNGLGIQALSSIFKLFDCTYKNYVFIQIGVIDAGVFKGVEEIQKLQAEVSEGVDKYVKLITSYGYHADSFTSVGTDVVEEITKLAPAILEKYPNAVFFGGQIVFPDDSMITRWLHNYTVFASQRRLYKDGIPFVVLPIKV, from the coding sequence ATGCAAAATGGTGAAGAACATGGTAGTAAATTAAAGGCTCTAAAAACTTTAATTATCGGAAAACCTCGTAATCCTTTTGATTCTGACATATTTCATAAGGTTTCCTTGATAGCTCTTTTTGCATGGGTTGGTTTGGGTTCTGACGCAATGTCTTCTGCCTCATATGGTCCAGAAGAAGCATATTTGGCATTGGGAAGTCATGTTTATCTTGCCATATTTGTAGCACTGAGCATCGTCCTGACGATCTTTGTGATAAGCACAAGCTACTCCCAAATAATAGAACTATTCCCCACCGGTGGTGGTGGATATTTAGTTGCAAGTAAGTTGTTATCCCCCTCCCTCGGTATGATATCCGGTTGTGCGCTCCTTATAGACTATGTGCTCACGATTGCTATTTCAATAGCAAGCGGAGTAGATGCCATGATGAGCTTCCTGCCAATGAGCTTGCATATATTCAAATTAGGATTTGCTTTTTTTGTAATTGTGGGAATTATTTTGTTAAATTTAAGAGGAGTTAAAGAATCAGTTATATTTTTATTACCTATATTTGCATTGTTCATAATCGCTCATGTGATACTTATATTATATGGCCTTGCCACTCATATAACAATCGTGCCAACAGTAGTAAGTGCTACAACTACTGACGTCAAAAGTGTACTGTCAGGAGCAGGTCTTTCTGGTTTGCTCTTTCTTATTCTGCATTCATACAGCATGGGTGCAGGTACATATACTGGAATTGAAGCTGTAAGTAATGCTGTACCAGTGATGAGAGATCCTAAAGTGAAAACAGCAAAGAGAACCATGCGCCTCATGGCAATTTCACTTGCATTCATGGCAGCAGGACTGATGGTTACATACATTCTATATGGTGTATCTCCTGTGCAGGGAAAAACCCTCAATGCCGTCCTATTTCAAAATATTACGAGTTCCTGGGGACCCCTAGGTCACTATTTTGTAGTAGCCACACTTATATCGGAAGCAGGGCTGTTGTTTGTAGCAGCTCAGACCGGATTTTTAGACGGGCCAAGGGTCCTTGCAAATATGGCATTGGACAGATGGGTACCTACCAGATTTGCAACCCTGAGTGATAGGCTTGTGACTCAAAATGGTGTTCTAATAATGGGAATTTCGGCTTTGGTCATGGTTTTCCTTACCCAAGGTTCGGTCAAGCTCCTTATCGTACTTTACAGTATAGCAGTTTTCATAACATTCATTCTATCTCAGGCAGGAATGGTACGCCATTGGTGGAAGGTAAAAAAGGAAATCAAAGAATGGAAGAGAAAATTTATCATTAATGGAATAGGCCTGATTCTGACAGTTTTGATATTGTTGTCTGTAATAACCGTTAAGTTCAACGAAGGCGCATGGGTGACACTCCTGATTATTACAGCCTTTGTAGGAGTGGTAGTCCTAATAAGGCGTCATTATGACTCTGCATCAGTTTTAATCAAAGAACTGAATGCCAAGTTCATTATTTCTCCACACTGCATGAACATCATCAAAAATGATACACCTGATAAGGCCGATATGCAAGAAAAGACTGCGGTACTGCTTGTAAACGGTTATAACGGTTTGGGAATTCAAGCTTTGTCCAGCATATTCAAGCTGTTTGACTGCACCTATAAAAACTATGTGTTTATACAAATTGGTGTAATAGATGCTGGTGTGTTCAAAGGAGTGGAAGAGATCCAAAAACTCCAAGCTGAAGTAAGTGAGGGTGTCGACAAGTATGTGAAGTTGATCACATCCTATGGATATCATGCAGACAGTTTTACTTCAGTGGGCACTGATGTTGTTGAAGAGATCACAAAACTAGCGCCAGCCATTTTGGAGAAATACCCCAATGCTGTATTTTTTGGCGGACAGATCGTCTTCCCGGATGATTCAATGATCACTAGATGGCTACACAACTACACTGTATTCGCATCACAGAGAAGACTGTACAAGGATGGAATTCCGTTTGTAGTTTTACCAATAAAAGTATGA